From the Streptomonospora nanhaiensis genome, the window GGGGAAGGGCTGTCGCTGGCGGGTTGCGAGTGGGGGTTTCGGTGGGGCTTGTGCGGCTTATTGTTGATGTGATCGGAGCCAGTAGGTGTGGTTTTGATAACGGCCCGCGTTTGTGCAGTTCGTGAAGGGTGCTCCCCGCCTGCGCGGGGGTGTGCTCTCCACGCACGTGGAGGTGAAGGGCCAGGCCGCGGCGGCTGGAACCGTCGCCGATATCGTTGTGCGTCAGTTCCTGTTCCGGGTCGTGGCGTAGGCGTAGAGCAGGGCGTTCATCGACGTGCCGGCCACGATTTTTTGCTGGGCGACCAGTTCGGGTATGGACGACAGCGGTACCCACTCGATGCGTTCGGCCTCCCAGTCCTCCGCCGGATCGCCTACGTGCTCAGCCGTGTCGGCGAGGAACACGTGGTGTGCGGAGTCGCTGATGCCGGGGCTCGGTTGGACGTAGAGCAGGGGGCGCAGCGGGCCGGGGCGCCAGCCGGTCTCCTCCTCGACCTCGCGGGCGGCGGCCGCCGCGGGCGCCTCGTTGTCGTTGACGCCGCCGATGGGGATCTCGTATCCCCAGGTGTCGGTGATGAAGCGGTGGCGCCACTCCAGCAGCACCTGGTTGCGCTCGTTGAGAACGACGGCTCCGGCCCCGGGGCTTGTGCGGATGAGCCGGTGCTGCAAGTGCCGGCCGCCGGTGATCTCCACGTCGGCGATGCGGATGTCCAGCCACGGATCGGTGTAGAGCGGCTTTTCGGAGTGGACGGTCCAGCGCATGGGGCAACTCCTGGGAGCGGCGGGCGGCGTCAGCGGCGTCGCCCTTTAGGACATCACACCCCGAGGCCGAGTTCGGCATCGGCGTGCTCGACGAAGTCCCGCACATCGGGCTGGTCGCTGCGCGACGCCAGCGCC encodes:
- a CDS encoding NUDIX domain-containing protein — its product is MRWTVHSEKPLYTDPWLDIRIADVEITGGRHLQHRLIRTSPGAGAVVLNERNQVLLEWRHRFITDTWGYEIPIGGVNDNEAPAAAAAREVEEETGWRPGPLRPLLYVQPSPGISDSAHHVFLADTAEHVGDPAEDWEAERIEWVPLSSIPELVAQQKIVAGTSMNALLYAYATTRNRN